A region of the Haematobia irritans isolate KBUSLIRL chromosome 5, ASM5000362v1, whole genome shotgun sequence genome:
TTACGACAAAGAGCTTTTCCGAATTTGAGAAAAATCTAAAAAGTCGTTTTTTCGATTCTCAATACCATTCCTACATTAGAGCTTGAAACCTCTGACTTCCCGTTTATGGATGTGAGGTGTTCAGAATGAACTTGTTCGCCTGGGGAAGGAAATTTTATGCATGTTACCCTTTTTCCAGATGCAGTGTATCTTGTGGTCtttgtaatgctggtaacacttCTAAATATTTTAAAGCGTCTCAATATGGAAACGGATGAAATAAGTACGCTCTGTCATTGAGCAATATAAAATCGGACAGCACTATTGGATAAAAAGAAGTGTATGTGTACCAACAGGCAACTAAAAAACAGGGATGATTTAAATGGCTACTTTACTTGGTGGCGATTACTCCACTTCATTAAGTGGATCTTCACCtcacaaaatttgataaatatctTGTTTGTTCGTGCGCATAGAACTATTAAATCAAGTAATCTACTTGTTGTTCAATTTTGAAACCTAGTAGTACACACTTTGCTTTTGTCTAAGATCCTTTTGAGtgcgatttttttatatagcattTCATATTGAGATCatctcaatttaattttatattataccTTTTATATTTGAGGGCACATTTAGTTATTTTTCTCTGTtagtacaattatttttttttttttaattagtacaCACTTACCTTCATCATGGTAAACATTTACTGATCCTGATTTCAGTTTAgaattcataattatattgtTAATATGAATTTCACTACCCGCTACACCTTTACTAGTTGATGGACTGCCCGATGAATTTACAGAAGCTACCATCAGTTTCTCGCTTAGCATAGCCTCTGCATCATCCAAGGGATTACGAACAATACTGCTTAAACCACTATCACTATCACGGCTACCGTTCCCATTAGATTTTGGATTGATTTTTGGACTACTATTTCCACTTTTGTGTACGGTAGGTAAATTATCCAGGAGAACATTATGTATTGTCACtggaatttttacaacttttcgagcaTGAATTTCATTATCTTTGTCTATTTTATTCAGCCTCTTGATATCAGCCACAGAACAGTGAAACCGCAACGCGATTGCTTGCAAAGTATCGCCTGGTTCTACTTTTGCTTCTATGGTATTTTCAAAGCGATGTTGTGTATTAGAACCATGGGCTACACGTGTGGACAATCTTTccatttccaaaaaattgtcaGTGCTCACCGTTTCGGAGAACACGGAAATATCTTCGCTTTGATTGAGCGAGCGTCTAGAGGGgaagaacaataaaaaaacaacatatgTCATGAACATTTGCATTTCCGGATTATTCTTGGATTCTTACGCATTTCTTCTCATTTTCTTCGTTGTTTAAACGTATCGCTTTCTGGTAACAAAAGTTCTGCTGCTATTGAGTTGGGAGTTTTGTTGGTCTTCTTGTTCGACACTTTTTAAGTTCAATTTGTTATTCTTCTATTCAAAGTGTGGCATGTTCAAATGTTCACTTGATATATGTAAAATAGATTATGGATTACaagatatatatttgtttaacgCTTTCTCGCTAATAActctaaataaaatgaaattgttaatataatGACGTATTGCGCTACAAGTAAAAGTCAAAACAAGAATACGTATGTAAGCACTACCAGTATTGCcagaccaacatttttttcttttcatggtGCATAACACTAAAGTATCGGAAAACAACTGACCACAACCCtaccaaattttttgaatttggctcTTCTGAATCCTCACCACGTTGAAAACAGTCTTATACGTTATCTAAACCTCGTCGTAAGagtgccgtcactattgagaagttgtaccatgccaagttactacaaaaaagcatcgcatagtgcaattattaggtgcctttttgtataaatttagaacgacgccaataacaatcattgtggtcaagtaaaataccactgtttattaatttgaaaaacaatttattaattattccagatataaccctgccaacattttttgaatttgggcgcttctgagaatcctcactacgtcgaaaacagtcgtatacgatatccaaaactcctcggaaaagcgccgtcactattgagaagttgtaccacgccaagttactacaaaaaagtatcgcatgagtgcaattattaggtgcctttctggatacatttagaaggacgccaataagagcccctttaaacaatcagacaaagtgaattttaatatagttgtaaaaaaatcattgtggtcaagtaaaacacgattgtttagatgtttattaattttatgaaacatttataaattctcatatatataaaatttatacgactatcacattaacatatttttatgcattaataaaagattgatgttgagttactagTTACATATTGTAGCgtctattttaaaataaattataagaagctagttgtgcttggtgtttcacaaagtataaaatggctcttccctgccagcatttcaaagttccatttcatcctcatcgctaccacagactcgaaaatgtcaccacaaccatcgcgaactgtgatgggggaagcatatcaaaaagtacaaaatgtacatgaaagtattttgccatcactactgttagaagagccattttatttgttgtgaaacgacaagcgcaaccagcttgttatattttatttaaataaaaacgaaagtaaagttctgaaaacatagatattacgcttaaaattgtgaaaggtatatggtgaacaattttcggttttccaaatagaataaagtgatcgtttttcaaatattttcccaggcacgctgtctccatcgaaaataaacaaattggctgatagacgctgcaatatgtaacttgctacttaaaactcaacatcattcttttattgatgcaaaaaattatgttaaatgtgatgagataaaccgaaaaatgttatatttataagaaattataaatgtttaatcaaatccataaacatctacacaatcgtgttttacttgaccacaatgattcttctacaattaccttaaaatgcactttttctgatagtgtgcaggggttcttattggcgtccttcgaaattgatttaaataggcacctaataattgcactgatgagaaactttttcgtagtaacttggcgtggtacaacttctcaatagtgacggcgcttttccgacgagtttttgatgtcgtatatgattgttttcgacgtagtggggattctcagaagcgcccccaaattcaaaaaatgttggcagggttgtaacaatagtgaaggcaaaatactttcatgcgtatagtgatggcaaaatactatcacaggcgattgttgcagtgtcacttacgagtctgtggtagcgatgaggatgaaatggaactttgaaatgctggcagggacaaTGCTGTAACCTTGGTCgtaattttctttgttaaatcTATTTATTGTTGGTATAAGAATACCAACATTCTTATGTTTTTGCAGAGTACCGTTgagaataaaacaaatttaaatgagCTGGTTCAATGCCACTACCTGTAcggaactttattttaaatatttgtttggtctgGCAACAATATTTCAATAAGTTTATTGTTCATAACAGAAAACAGCTGTTCTAATTTCTATTGTATAAATAATCATTGTAAATTGAAACATGTACGAGTAATGACGGCCTCTATAGTTGCTAGTGGTTAGTGATTCATTAGCTGGGATTAAATTAACGATTATTAGTGTTCCAAGAGAGAGAGAAAACCTAAACCTATCGCGTAAACTCGAAATTATAAAGCAATGTAAATAAAAAGAGAAAGTAGTGATCTCAAGTTGTAATCTATATCTTAAGTAACATCTTCGCTTTGATTAAAATTGTGTACACAAAGCAAAGAAGCCACTACAAACTACGTAAATTGTTGAAACGATGATTTGTTAAAAACAAGTTCTTTGTTTGACCAAAAGACAAATTGCAAAACAGTAAAACATCAAAATGCGGGAAGACGAGGAAGTATTATATGACAACAGCGAAGAAGCTTCTAATGAAAATGAAACAGCACAAAATGTCGATGCCAGTTCCACAACTATTCCTGATGATGGTCAACAGGAACAGGTGGTGGTGGTCAAACACCGTTGGTTTATACTGGAACCTGCAGTATTTTTAGTATTCCTAGCAATGTATTTATCTGGTAAGTTTACTCTATACAAATCTATGCTATATAGCAAGTCTAATTGTTTCCCAATTCTCTCTTATTTTAGGCACTGTTTATCAAAATCAGTTGTTATATCAAACTTGcatttacgtttttaattataatgaaaGTCAATGTGCACCATTGTTGGGCGTAGAAAGGGAGACAGAGGAGGTTCAGGTAATTATCAAATTAatctatacaattttgatttaataaTAGAATAACACAAAGCTCATACTATTACcgtttatttgttaaaatttttctctgatataaagaaaatttttgtacttgttatatatatatggtatatggatttttaaatatttgagcaAAATATTTATCTTAAATGAATGCTTCAAAGAATACACAGATCGTATTCTATATAATGAAACAAAAGCTGTTGGAGACAAGTTGAACGTATGGTCCAGTTGTATAGAAGGTCTTATCTACGTTATGAATTTCATTGCATTCCATTTAAAAACTTGGCATCATAAAGAGTTAgtttgttttattgaaaaaaagtgTGATAAGAACGTGTGCAGAagggatatttttgaaaaactaataataatacattcaataataaaataaatcccTCTATAATACTgtcaattcaatatttcaagGCTATTTCAATGCCTTATGTTGAGGTCCATAGTTATTTCAGGACAGTTTAATCTTCAGTCCGATATTCGCTTTTCAGAGCAACTAGTTGGCCaattcctttgtaaattttaaagatgtcgaaattttgaaaaccattactttagttttttttaatatgaaagaGATTAGAcgatattttaaaagtttttaataCTAAAGATTCGAATTATTTGGTTTTCATTTCATACATAGATCCtaagaactattttattttaaataattgaagAGCGGTACTAAGTCCTCCTTTCACAGATGaaaatcaaacatttttcacgattatttTGTATTATGGTCCTTATTGAATTGATGCTTTGGACCCTTCCCCTCATGATATGGTAGGTTTTGCAAAGAAAatccttttttataattttacactTTGAGTTTCGCTTTCCACTTGGGAAATATGAACCTGTCATCCCATAGCCCtgttgtgaaaatgtttaaaaatattaGCTCCAATAGTTGGATTATGCTCATCGCATAACTATGATATGCGTGCGCCCCTTATTAAATACGCAACAACCATACGCCCCTAATAAAACATTAATCTTTTGAGATgagttcatttaaatttttttaatatgttgtCTGTGTATTATTATCACTCTTCAATGCATCTCATAAGTAATAGAAGCATATAAACCAGGCTTGGATTATCATAGAAACTATTTTTGAATTATTCGGAAGTAAAATAAATATGAGTTTCAATTAAATCGATAGGTATAGATaggacaaataattttttgtcaatggaAAAAGACGTGTAGTggtattcaattcaaatttgaagataacaaaaatttggtattaaacttttttttttgacaaaaaatcgattccgataattttgtactttttatttGTCCACATATATTACTTGAAGACTATAAAAAGGAATATAGTGAATATATAGTcactccattgtggtaccacaggaTGTgacattctctcttatcactgagtgctgcctgattcaatgcttagctcaatgacaatggacctcctttttttagacgtgtataatttttttagaatcacCCATTGGgcttaaaaattacaaataaagttgAATATGAAAAAGAGGAATCATTTTCTGATGGATTGTCGGTAAATAACCTCTCCAAACGATTGTTAtccagttcattttttttttgcgaacggTCCCATCGCCCACTTTCCCGCCTCTTCCGACCGTGAGGGCCTTGTCCCTATGATGTGGGACAGCGTACACACCATGATCCGGACCATGGCGGGGTGGAGGCGAAGGAATTTGACCAGCTACAGAGAACGACTCATCAGCCGGATATATTAAAACACAAGATCAAATATTAGGTTATTCAATAAAGCTAATGTATTAGTTatccaaatatgctaaaattctagacttcatcatatcaatactaaggttagtgtcaactagatgatagattgaattaaaaataatgtacATCCTACGAATAGGCTCCACAGAAGCATAATTCGAAAGTTGAAAATCAATGTAAAGAAACTGGTAATTCCTAGATGCCCTAAAAGGAACATTTATCCTAATCCTAGATATCAATTCCGAGCATGGAATATCCCCACTAACTAACCATCATCATGGAGCTCAACATCGTCCGTCGGCTCCTAAGAGTAGGCAAATTAATCAGCCTCAATCTAGAAGTATatgaatgaagaaaaaaatcactgTCCCAATGAAGATGTCTCAAAGCGAACAACAAGAACTgcttctgggaatactgggagttgagtacctgaccagactcctcaatttgtctttggaatcacacattatacccgatgtctggaaaatgggaagggtgattccactactgaaaccgggcaaagattcgagcaaaggtgaatcgtacagaccgatatcccttctctcgccagtagccaagacacttgaggcattactcctccccagccttgtggagaattttccagctgcccaccatcaacatggattccgtaaggtacatagtacgacaacagccttacatgccatttcgacacatattaataagggacttaaccagcccaggccgtgtcacaggacggtcctcgtggcgcttgacctatcgaaagcattcgatacggtcaaccatgccacattatttgaggacatcgagaatacgtccctaccggcaggagcgaagcgttgggtgctgaattatatgtgtggacgccagtcgtacgtggaattcagggacagaaagtcaagaccgcgtagagttaaacagggagttccccaaggtggggtgatatctccggcactgtttaacctctacatgtcctcgattccaccccctcctgacggcgtcgagattgtatcatatgcggatgactgtacaatcttggcatctgggcccaatgttgatgacatttgcgatcggttgaacgtctacatagctaatcttaccagttatttcactgcgagaaacttgaggatatcccccaccaaatcctcagccacactatttactacatggacggcagaagtgcgcaggcagttgaatatcagagtcgatggagtaataattccgaccacaaattaccccaagattcttggggtcacattcgacagcctttttaggtcatctgcccatgccactgcaatatgtaataagctccgtggtagaaacaaggtcctcaagtcactagccggcagtacttggggtgcggacaaagaaaccttgctaactacttataaggcaattggccggtcagtggtaaactatgcagcgccagtgtggacaccgcagaccagtgatacgcagtggaataacatacaaacctgccagaacgctgcccttagaactgcgactgggtgtctccgcagcacacccctggatcacctttatgtggagacaaagatcatccctgtgcgaagacacaactacatgctgtcaaagcagtatctcctgggttgttatcgcagtaatcatccaaaccaccatcttatggatacacaaccaccacccaggaacgtaagggttgatatacataatctagagcgcgagatccagcgctataaaagagagcctctagatcaagcagcgtaccaggcaggtttgaacaggattcatgaggatactgtagctgaagcggtgagaagctacaaggttaatcctgttcttggagtccgaccaccgcccatagcatcggaggaaagagacctcccacggcagactagggtaattttggcccaattaagatcaggcaagtgcagccgcctcaattcctacttatcggtgattgatagcagcgtagctgacgtttgtccaatttgcaaccaagggccacacgacacgcgtcatcttttctcttgcccagccaaaccaacccgacttaccaccagatcactctggacacaccccatcttagtcgcagagttccttgatctgccaacaagctgatgtaccaagcgtataacatgaaatggatgagatcacaataaactgttacaacaacaacaactgctTCTGAACCGATTCTATCCTATCATTGTAAACTTCATACTGAGGATCCCACACGATAGAACCATGCTCTAGAATGGTTTAACAAGGGCAGTAAAAAGCCTCTTTGTAACATAAGGGTCCGAAAACTCCTTCGCCCAACGCTTTATGAATCCTAGAACCCCATACGCCCTACTCACCATCATTTTCTTTTGGATTTCAAAAAATATGGCTTTGGTAAATATGTGTGTGAAGCTCATCGATGTTATTCTAATTGCATAATAAGAATAATTACTTTTGTACAAACAAAAGTtcgaaaacaaaataattgtattattttaaGTGATGTGGAACTAGAGTTTTTGCATAACGCTTAAGCATttagtttgaattttttttgtttaatttgataCATTTAATTATCTTTATGTGGTATGTGTTATATATTACATAGGTGCTATATTAACTAACTTGCATTTGAGAAACCTATGTATGTAGTATTAAGGTAATGTAAAGGTAttgtgtacgcaatccatggtgaagggtatatacTGTCCAACTGAACTTTGAAATAActactttttacttttttttttattataaaaacaaaaaacatgaaTATATTGTTATTTACTTTTCATTATTCTAGTTTCTTCAATAGTAGGAAAAATCTAGGGCGTACACTTGACTGGCCTATTAGTTACTCTAATCACATTTATTTATTGTCCAAGTGGATGCCATTCTTATctcttaaatta
Encoded here:
- the LOC142237694 gene encoding uncharacterized protein LOC142237694 → MRRNARSLNQSEDISVFSETVSTDNFLEMERLSTRVAHGSNTQHRFENTIEAKVEPGDTLQAIALRFHCSVADIKRLNKIDKDNEIHARKVVKIPVTIHNVLLDNLPTVHKSGNSSPKINPKSNGNGSRDSDSGLSSIVRNPLDDAEAMLSEKLMVASVNSSGSPSTSKGVAGSEIHINNIIMNSKLKSGSVNVYHDEELASSDLNDASAPLITDILDDSTNVPKIHRIRGPSLRTIDWSGSDCDMSWICLFVVILALCFVIPLIYVVYIAEHTHHNITGSTTAATHH